The following are encoded in a window of Bradyrhizobium guangdongense genomic DNA:
- a CDS encoding YeiH family protein, whose protein sequence is MSQNQASSPADAKPATAVSRVVALIPGILLCMAVAGVSALLERAELGVFEHPYIEALVMAILLGMAVRSFWRPAPRWQAGIAFSAKQLLEVAVMLLGASISFAAIAASGVALLASIAAVVVIALCVSFGLSRMLGLSTRLSILIACGNSICGNSAIAAVAPIIGANNDEIASSISFTAILGVMMVLGLPLLIPLLQLTATQYGILAGLTVYAVPQVLAATVPAGLISTQIGTLVKLMRVLMLGPVVVGLSLVAARWQADSKKTNIGFFRLVPWFILGFLALATLRSLEIVPATVVGPVTKITTFLTVVSMAALGLGVDVRVLANVGGRVTAAVTLSLMLLLGISIALVHWFK, encoded by the coding sequence GTGTCGCAGAATCAAGCATCCAGCCCGGCCGACGCCAAGCCCGCTACCGCTGTCAGCCGCGTGGTCGCGCTGATTCCCGGCATCCTCCTCTGTATGGCGGTCGCCGGTGTCTCGGCCCTGCTGGAAAGGGCCGAACTCGGGGTCTTTGAGCATCCTTATATCGAGGCGCTGGTGATGGCGATCCTGCTTGGGATGGCCGTGCGTAGTTTCTGGAGGCCGGCGCCGCGCTGGCAGGCCGGGATCGCCTTCAGCGCCAAGCAGCTCCTTGAAGTTGCGGTCATGCTGCTCGGCGCCTCGATCAGCTTTGCCGCCATCGCGGCCTCCGGCGTCGCGCTGCTGGCTTCGATTGCGGCGGTGGTCGTCATCGCGCTCTGCGTCTCCTTCGGACTCAGCCGGATGCTCGGGCTCTCGACCCGGCTGTCGATCCTGATTGCCTGTGGCAACTCGATCTGCGGCAACTCGGCGATCGCGGCCGTCGCGCCGATCATCGGCGCCAATAACGACGAGATCGCTTCCTCGATCTCCTTCACTGCGATCCTCGGAGTGATGATGGTGCTGGGCCTGCCGCTGCTGATCCCGCTGCTGCAACTGACGGCGACGCAATACGGCATCCTCGCAGGCCTCACCGTTTATGCCGTGCCTCAGGTGCTGGCGGCGACCGTGCCGGCAGGTCTGATTTCCACGCAGATCGGCACGCTCGTGAAGCTGATGCGCGTCTTGATGCTCGGGCCCGTCGTCGTCGGCCTGTCCCTTGTCGCCGCACGCTGGCAGGCCGATTCCAAGAAGACCAATATTGGCTTCTTTCGCCTGGTGCCCTGGTTCATCCTCGGCTTTCTCGCGCTGGCGACACTGCGCTCCCTCGAGATTGTGCCGGCGACCGTGGTGGGGCCGGTGACGAAGATCACGACCTTCCTCACGGTGGTGTCGATGGCCGCGCTTGGTCTCGGCGTCGACGTGCGCGTGCTTGCGAATGTCGGGGGCAGGGTGACAGCGGCGGTGACGCTGTCCCTGATGCTGCTGCTCGGCATCAGCATCGCGCTGGTGCACTGGTTCAAGTGA
- a CDS encoding flavin-containing monooxygenase produces the protein MNIVSPHKPLDLASAIAEADIRCLLMVLVHMTGEARWLEPPYLPKRDIRLIPDPEAGVPREIQDEIRAAVVRLFADGTPTPAITNPGEELLLKMMRACLGENVAPEYAPLMREEMGFVPREARWTTRPPDEKLADQHVLIVGAGVCAIALGVALGHLGIPYTIVEKNAELGGTWWINRYPGCGVDTPNHSYSYSFGSGHAWTRYFCQREELLGYLQKVAEEYGIRKHLRVNTELTSSRWEEGKRRWISTLKTTDGEETFESTALVSAIGQLNDPSRARFKGEENFQGTILHSALWSEDIELDGKHVAVIGTGATSMQLVPSIAGRVASVTVYQRSAQWARPVKGYADPISDGARWLLAHLPFYVQWYRFNMFWRYGDGLLPFLRKDPAWPHPERAVNKGNDRHRQELTDFILSELQGRPDLIEKCVPTYPPYGKRILLDNAWFKTLRRDNVELVTDALDHVDESGIVTADGTHRPADIIVVATGFKVTEMAARLNISGCDGKDLRQAWANDNPTAFLGLTVPGFPNFFCMLGPNSGPAHGGSVIFQSECQSRYISACLVSMIEQDIAAIDVRPDVLDDYVRRVDAEHEAMIWTHKGMSTYYRNRSGRVFSAMPWRFVDYWRMTHDPDMRQYKLTKA, from the coding sequence ATGAATATCGTATCTCCACACAAGCCCCTCGACCTCGCCTCGGCCATCGCAGAGGCCGACATCCGCTGCCTCCTCATGGTGCTGGTGCACATGACTGGCGAGGCGCGCTGGCTCGAGCCGCCCTATCTGCCCAAGCGCGACATCCGCCTCATCCCCGATCCCGAAGCCGGCGTGCCTCGCGAGATCCAGGACGAGATCCGCGCTGCGGTCGTCAGGCTGTTTGCCGACGGCACGCCGACGCCGGCGATCACTAATCCCGGCGAAGAGCTGCTCCTGAAGATGATGCGGGCCTGCCTCGGCGAAAACGTCGCGCCGGAATATGCGCCGCTGATGCGGGAGGAGATGGGCTTCGTGCCGCGCGAGGCGCGCTGGACCACGCGGCCGCCCGACGAGAAGCTCGCGGACCAACATGTTCTCATCGTCGGCGCCGGCGTATGCGCCATCGCGCTCGGTGTGGCGCTCGGCCATCTCGGCATCCCCTACACCATCGTCGAGAAGAACGCCGAGCTCGGCGGCACCTGGTGGATCAATCGCTATCCCGGTTGCGGCGTCGACACGCCGAACCATTCCTATTCCTACTCCTTTGGCTCGGGTCATGCATGGACGCGCTATTTCTGCCAGCGCGAGGAGCTGCTCGGCTATCTTCAGAAGGTCGCGGAGGAATACGGCATCCGCAAGCATCTGCGCGTGAATACCGAACTGACGTCCTCGCGCTGGGAAGAAGGCAAGCGGCGCTGGATATCGACGCTGAAGACGACGGACGGCGAAGAGACTTTCGAATCCACCGCGCTGGTCTCGGCCATCGGTCAACTCAACGATCCCTCACGCGCACGCTTCAAGGGTGAAGAGAACTTCCAAGGCACGATCCTGCACTCGGCGCTGTGGTCGGAGGACATCGAGCTCGACGGCAAACATGTCGCCGTGATCGGCACCGGCGCGACATCGATGCAGCTGGTGCCGTCGATTGCCGGCCGCGTCGCCTCGGTGACGGTCTATCAGCGCAGCGCGCAATGGGCGCGGCCGGTGAAAGGCTATGCCGATCCGATCAGCGACGGCGCGCGCTGGCTGCTCGCCCATCTGCCGTTCTATGTGCAGTGGTACCGTTTCAACATGTTCTGGCGTTACGGCGATGGTCTCTTGCCATTCCTCCGCAAGGATCCGGCCTGGCCGCATCCGGAGCGCGCGGTCAACAAGGGCAACGACCGGCACCGCCAGGAGCTGACCGACTTCATTCTGTCGGAGCTGCAGGGCCGGCCCGACCTGATCGAGAAATGCGTGCCGACCTATCCGCCCTATGGCAAGCGCATTCTGCTCGACAACGCCTGGTTCAAGACCTTGAGGCGGGACAATGTCGAACTGGTCACCGATGCGCTCGACCATGTCGACGAGAGCGGTATCGTCACAGCCGACGGCACGCACCGCCCCGCTGACATCATCGTGGTCGCCACCGGCTTCAAGGTCACCGAGATGGCGGCGCGCCTCAACATCAGCGGCTGCGATGGCAAGGATTTGCGCCAAGCCTGGGCCAACGACAATCCGACGGCGTTCCTCGGACTCACCGTGCCCGGTTTTCCGAACTTCTTCTGCATGCTCGGTCCGAACTCCGGGCCGGCGCACGGCGGCAGTGTCATCTTCCAGTCGGAATGCCAGAGCCGCTATATCTCGGCTTGCCTCGTCAGCATGATCGAGCAGGACATCGCTGCGATCGACGTTCGCCCTGATGTGCTCGACGACTACGTCCGCAGGGTCGATGCAGAGCACGAGGCCATGATCTGGACCCACAAGGGCATGAGCACCTATTACCGCAACCGCAGCGGCCGCGTGTTCTCGGCGATGCCGTGGCGGTTCGTGGACTATTGGCGCATGACGCACGACCCGGACATGCGGCAGTACAAGCTGACCAAGGCGTAA
- a CDS encoding cupin domain-containing protein, whose translation MLKSSRRLFIQSLAFGAGVLGAAKSALAAPDGHAAGYDVAPASEFLKTIPRKSGDPVVFTASLDKGPIKATSGGWAREVTARTLPLATGIAGAHLFVNAGGAREMHWHNSAEWAYVVDGHCQVTVVDPEGQLEVVNLAPGDLWFFPRGHSHAIQTLGSSPCHAILAFDDGLYSEHGTFGISDWMSRYDAPTLSQALGVSTETFSPNPKAETYIMQGEVLALDGPQAKVARALDRDRTHRFPLMAQKPRVSTAGGQLYVASAKEFPVSSTMTGTVLKLKPGAMHEPHWHTNANEWHYVLKGRTRVTLFAFDKRVAVAELSAGECAYIPANCGHSIQNIDKDDAEMVGVLDSGTYHESSLGDWLAKAPRHLLANNFGVAEAAVANFGRKRMVIASAA comes from the coding sequence ATGCTCAAATCCAGCCGCCGTCTTTTCATTCAATCCCTTGCATTCGGAGCCGGCGTTCTCGGCGCCGCCAAATCCGCGCTGGCAGCGCCCGATGGACATGCCGCCGGCTACGACGTTGCTCCCGCATCCGAATTCCTGAAGACGATCCCACGCAAATCGGGTGATCCCGTGGTGTTCACCGCATCGCTCGACAAGGGGCCGATCAAGGCCACCTCCGGCGGCTGGGCGCGCGAGGTCACGGCCCGCACCCTTCCGCTCGCGACCGGAATTGCCGGCGCGCACCTCTTCGTCAACGCCGGGGGTGCCCGCGAGATGCATTGGCATAATTCGGCCGAATGGGCCTATGTCGTCGACGGCCATTGCCAGGTGACGGTGGTCGATCCCGAGGGCCAGCTCGAAGTGGTCAATCTCGCTCCCGGTGATCTCTGGTTCTTTCCCAGAGGCCACAGCCATGCCATCCAGACGCTGGGATCCTCCCCCTGCCACGCCATCCTCGCCTTCGATGACGGCCTCTATTCCGAGCACGGCACGTTCGGCATCAGCGACTGGATGAGCCGTTACGACGCGCCGACCTTGTCACAGGCGCTTGGCGTATCCACGGAGACCTTCAGCCCGAACCCGAAAGCCGAGACCTACATCATGCAGGGCGAGGTGCTGGCACTCGACGGTCCGCAGGCAAAAGTCGCACGCGCGCTGGACCGCGACCGCACCCACCGTTTCCCGCTGATGGCGCAGAAGCCGCGCGTGAGCACCGCCGGCGGGCAGCTTTACGTCGCCTCCGCCAAGGAGTTTCCGGTTTCTAGCACCATGACCGGGACGGTGCTCAAGCTCAAACCCGGCGCGATGCACGAGCCGCATTGGCACACCAACGCCAATGAATGGCACTACGTGCTGAAGGGACGCACGCGCGTAACCCTGTTCGCATTCGACAAGAGGGTCGCGGTCGCGGAGCTCTCGGCGGGAGAATGCGCCTACATCCCCGCCAATTGCGGTCACTCGATCCAGAACATCGACAAGGACGACGCCGAGATGGTCGGCGTGCTCGACAGCGGCACCTACCACGAAAGCAGCCTCGGCGACTGGCTGGCGAAGGCGCCGCGGCACCTGCTCGCCAACAATTTCGGCGTCGCGGAGGCGGCGGTGGCGAATTTCGGCCGGAAACGGATGGTCATCGCCAGCGCGGCCTGA
- a CDS encoding Lrp/AsnC family transcriptional regulator produces MALDRKDLAILAELTTNARASHTELANKVGLSSTALARRQKALEDDGYIEAYQAALCLAQFGLTTTVLVRIALESQSDEALKAFEAEVVKCPSVVRCFLMSGTDDYILIVLARDIQDFERIHRTELSRLPRVARVQSSFALREVVNRAVPTVVFGESKR; encoded by the coding sequence TTGGCCCTCGACCGGAAAGATCTCGCGATTCTCGCGGAACTCACGACCAATGCGCGCGCCAGCCACACCGAGCTCGCCAACAAGGTCGGGCTATCAAGCACGGCACTGGCGCGGCGACAGAAGGCACTCGAGGATGACGGCTACATCGAGGCCTACCAAGCCGCGCTCTGCCTCGCGCAGTTCGGCCTCACCACCACCGTGCTGGTCCGCATCGCGCTGGAGAGCCAGAGCGACGAGGCGCTGAAGGCGTTCGAGGCCGAGGTGGTGAAGTGCCCCTCCGTCGTGCGCTGCTTCCTGATGTCCGGCACCGACGACTACATCCTGATCGTGCTCGCCCGCGACATCCAGGATTTCGAGCGCATCCATCGCACCGAGCTGTCACGCCTGCCGCGGGTGGCGCGGGTGCAATCGAGCTTTGCGTTGCGCGAGGTCGTCAACCGCGCGGTGCCGACCGTCGTGTTCGGCGAATCGAAGCGGTAG
- the ald gene encoding alanine dehydrogenase, translated as MRIGVPKEIKVQEYRVGLTPGAVREYVAAGHQVTVETGAGNGIGASDEVYQRAGASIAASARDIFAKSDMIVKVKEPQQSEWAQLRESQILFTYLHLAPDPDQAKGLLASGCTAIAYETVTDAAGHLPLLAPMSEVAGRLAIEAAGAALKRSAGGRGLLLGGVPGVQPARVVVLGGGVVGTQAARMAAGFGAEVTVIDRSIPRLRELDDLFTGRVRTRFSTIESVEEEVFAADVVIGAVLVPGASAPKLITRAMLKSIRPGAVLVDVAIDQGGCFETSHATTHAAPTYEVDGVVHYCVANMPGAVPVTSSQALNNATLPFGLMLAGKGFSAVLENPHLRNGLNVHRGRITNKAVAESLGMEFAPVGSGLAA; from the coding sequence ATGCGCATCGGTGTGCCCAAGGAGATCAAGGTCCAGGAATATCGCGTCGGGCTCACCCCGGGGGCTGTTCGCGAATATGTCGCAGCCGGGCACCAGGTGACGGTCGAGACCGGCGCCGGCAATGGCATCGGCGCCTCCGACGAGGTGTACCAGCGGGCGGGAGCCTCCATCGCCGCTAGCGCGCGCGACATCTTCGCTAAATCCGACATGATCGTGAAGGTGAAGGAACCGCAGCAGAGTGAATGGGCGCAGCTCCGCGAAAGCCAGATTCTGTTTACCTACCTCCATCTCGCGCCAGACCCTGATCAGGCCAAGGGCCTGCTCGCGTCAGGCTGTACTGCGATCGCCTATGAAACCGTCACCGACGCGGCCGGCCACCTCCCCCTGCTAGCGCCGATGAGCGAAGTCGCCGGCCGCCTCGCCATCGAGGCCGCCGGCGCCGCGCTCAAGCGATCGGCTGGCGGTCGCGGCTTGTTGCTCGGCGGCGTACCCGGCGTGCAGCCGGCACGCGTCGTCGTTCTCGGCGGTGGCGTCGTGGGAACGCAGGCCGCACGCATGGCCGCTGGCTTTGGCGCCGAGGTCACGGTGATCGATCGTTCGATTCCGCGCCTGCGCGAACTGGACGATCTTTTCACCGGACGCGTGCGCACGCGCTTCTCGACGATCGAGTCGGTCGAGGAAGAGGTGTTCGCCGCCGACGTCGTCATCGGTGCCGTACTGGTGCCGGGCGCCAGTGCGCCGAAGCTGATCACGCGTGCGATGCTCAAATCGATCCGGCCGGGCGCGGTGCTGGTCGACGTCGCGATCGATCAGGGCGGCTGCTTCGAGACCTCGCATGCGACCACGCATGCAGCGCCAACCTACGAGGTCGACGGCGTCGTGCATTATTGCGTCGCCAACATGCCGGGGGCGGTGCCGGTAACCTCGAGCCAGGCGCTGAACAACGCGACGCTGCCATTCGGCCTGATGCTCGCGGGTAAGGGTTTTTCCGCGGTGCTGGAAAATCCGCACCTGCGCAACGGTCTGAACGTCCACCGCGGCCGCATCACCAACAAGGCGGTGGCGGAGAGCCTCGGTATGGAGTTCGCGCCTGTTGGGAGCGGGCTGGCGGCGTAG
- a CDS encoding ABC transporter permease — protein MSSPALVRHPEDNMPATAALPEAVPQPAVTAPATPTSFATLALRWYRLNQGRLRATAIGVISLLAFLLVWHLLTTYRVVFFVRFTNVPSPLAVYASFTKAIHDPHFLMHIVLSCRRIFIGFSLAAIVGVPLGLIMGRFKLVHEVVFPVAEVLRPIPAIAWVPMAIMLWPTNEQSIVFITFLGSFFPILVNTLHGMSLVDPVLVRAAQCLGARERSIFREVYFPASLPHIFTGLTVGMGVAWVSLIAAEMISGQYGIGYFTWEAYSLVQYADIALGMIAIGVLGLGSSLLIRGAGHLVMPWRSTR, from the coding sequence GTGAGCAGCCCTGCCCTCGTCAGACATCCCGAGGACAACATGCCGGCCACAGCAGCACTTCCAGAGGCGGTCCCCCAGCCCGCGGTCACAGCGCCCGCAACACCCACTTCATTCGCCACGCTCGCGCTGCGCTGGTACCGGCTGAACCAGGGGCGGCTGCGCGCCACCGCGATCGGCGTGATCTCGCTGCTCGCTTTCCTCCTGGTCTGGCACCTGCTCACGACGTATCGTGTCGTGTTCTTCGTGCGCTTCACCAATGTGCCCTCGCCGCTCGCAGTCTACGCAAGCTTCACCAAGGCGATCCACGACCCGCACTTTCTGATGCACATCGTGCTGAGCTGCCGACGCATCTTCATCGGTTTCTCGCTTGCGGCGATCGTCGGCGTACCGCTCGGCCTGATCATGGGACGCTTCAAGCTGGTGCACGAGGTCGTCTTCCCGGTCGCTGAGGTGCTGCGGCCGATCCCGGCGATCGCCTGGGTGCCGATGGCGATCATGCTTTGGCCGACCAACGAGCAGAGCATCGTCTTCATTACCTTCCTCGGATCGTTCTTCCCGATCCTGGTCAACACGCTGCACGGCATGTCGCTGGTCGATCCCGTGCTGGTGCGCGCCGCGCAATGCCTTGGCGCGCGTGAGCGATCGATCTTCCGGGAGGTGTATTTTCCCGCCTCGCTGCCGCACATCTTCACCGGCCTCACCGTGGGCATGGGTGTCGCGTGGGTCTCGCTGATCGCCGCCGAGATGATCTCGGGCCAATACGGCATCGGCTACTTCACCTGGGAAGCCTATTCGCTGGTTCAATATGCCGACATCGCGCTCGGCATGATCGCGATCGGCGTGCTTGGCCTCGGATCGAGCCTGCTGATCCGAGGCGCGGGACATCTGGTGATGCCGTGGAGGTCGACGAGATGA
- a CDS encoding ABC transporter ATP-binding protein, whose translation MSEVLASEPKGHIQVRNFSLSYDSIEGPVQAVTDTQIHVNPGEFVSIVGPSGCGKSTLLNAVAGFLEPTTGLVTVDGERVSGPSAERGMVFQQYSLFPWKTVRENVEFGLKMRGMPRSQRERAARTLLGLAGLEAFEKHYPEKLSGGMKQRVGIVRALATGPKVLLLDEPFGALDAQTRVIMQQILTNMWQRLKISVLFVTHDIDEAIFLSDRVYCMTARPGSIKAEIPIPLERPRQQSMMMSSEFLALRRGLMSLIREESLKAMGGEINDMGMQGLNIELHGHSLADVI comes from the coding sequence ATGAGTGAGGTTCTGGCGAGCGAACCAAAGGGCCATATCCAGGTCAGGAACTTCTCCCTCAGCTATGACAGCATCGAGGGACCGGTGCAGGCCGTCACCGATACCCAGATCCACGTGAACCCCGGCGAGTTCGTCTCGATCGTCGGCCCTTCCGGCTGCGGGAAATCGACGCTGCTCAACGCAGTCGCGGGCTTCCTCGAGCCCACCACCGGCCTCGTCACCGTCGACGGCGAGCGTGTGAGCGGCCCCAGCGCCGAACGCGGCATGGTGTTCCAGCAATATTCGCTGTTTCCCTGGAAGACGGTGCGGGAGAACGTCGAGTTCGGCCTCAAGATGCGCGGAATGCCGCGCTCCCAGCGTGAGCGCGCCGCGCGCACATTGCTCGGACTCGCTGGGCTCGAAGCATTCGAGAAGCACTATCCGGAAAAGCTCTCAGGCGGCATGAAGCAGCGGGTCGGCATCGTCAGGGCGCTCGCCACTGGACCAAAGGTTCTGCTGCTCGACGAGCCATTCGGTGCGCTAGACGCGCAGACGCGGGTCATCATGCAGCAGATCCTCACCAACATGTGGCAGCGGCTGAAGATCTCGGTGCTGTTCGTCACCCATGATATCGATGAAGCGATCTTCCTCTCCGACCGCGTCTACTGCATGACCGCCCGCCCCGGCTCGATCAAGGCTGAGATTCCGATTCCCCTGGAGCGGCCACGGCAGCAATCGATGATGATGTCGTCGGAATTCCTGGCGCTGCGCCGCGGGCTGATGTCGCTGATCCGTGAGGAAAGCCTGAAGGCGATGGGCGGCGAGATCAACGACATGGGCATGCAGGGATTGAACATCGAGTTGCATGGCCATTCGCTGGCGGATGTGATCTGA
- a CDS encoding ABC transporter substrate-binding protein produces the protein MARHLPTLSIAMSVTSLALILVQPASAETVTLGIGTQDTTTNTVTAGVVIRQLHLLEKYLPTSGKYANIKFELEWQNFTSGPPVTNAMMANKLQIGMMGDYPLIVNGFTFESNPESKSRLIGIAAYSLEGSGNGIVVHKDSPYYDLADLKGKLVSVPFGSAAHGMVLKAMQDRGYGSDFFQLVSQSPEVGSTNLQEKKIDAHADFVPFAELLPFRGFARKIFDGVETNLPTFHGIVVRTDFAEKYPEVVVAYFKALIAANQWLREDPKLAAEKIQEWTGINKEVVYIFLGPGGNMTTDPTVKPALVDAATADVKVLQNLGRMKEFDPKKWVDDSYIRKAYSEMKLDYDAQLGSTKNYEITGQDTFCKKPITDPRKAGEVWIDDTGIMPFSSAACTLGAYADYKAKGKKINVAYVFDTTRGIKLFADQAFFAVGNGDVAPFLLKKDAEAYAAKISGKVLGFDDAVKTAASGGKT, from the coding sequence ATGGCCCGCCATCTTCCCACGCTCTCGATCGCGATGTCGGTGACATCGCTGGCGCTAATCCTCGTGCAGCCGGCCTCGGCGGAAACCGTCACGCTCGGCATCGGGACGCAGGACACCACGACCAACACGGTGACCGCGGGCGTCGTCATCCGCCAGCTTCATCTGCTCGAGAAATATCTGCCGACGTCAGGCAAGTACGCCAACATCAAGTTCGAGCTCGAATGGCAGAACTTTACGTCGGGTCCGCCCGTCACCAACGCGATGATGGCGAACAAGCTGCAGATCGGCATGATGGGCGACTACCCGCTGATCGTGAACGGCTTCACCTTTGAGAGCAATCCCGAAAGCAAGAGCCGGCTGATCGGCATCGCTGCCTACAGCCTCGAAGGCTCCGGCAACGGCATCGTCGTTCACAAAGATTCGCCCTACTACGATCTTGCCGATCTCAAGGGCAAGCTCGTCAGCGTGCCGTTCGGCTCCGCCGCGCACGGCATGGTCCTCAAGGCCATGCAGGACCGCGGCTATGGGAGCGACTTCTTCCAGCTCGTCAGCCAGAGCCCTGAAGTCGGCTCGACCAATCTCCAGGAGAAGAAGATCGACGCACACGCCGACTTCGTGCCCTTCGCAGAGCTGCTGCCGTTCCGCGGTTTTGCGCGAAAGATCTTCGACGGCGTCGAGACCAATCTGCCGACCTTTCATGGCATCGTGGTCCGCACCGACTTCGCCGAGAAATACCCTGAAGTCGTCGTCGCCTACTTCAAGGCGCTGATCGCCGCCAACCAGTGGCTGCGCGAGGATCCCAAGCTCGCGGCCGAAAAGATCCAGGAATGGACCGGCATCAACAAGGAGGTCGTTTACATCTTCCTCGGGCCCGGTGGCAACATGACCACCGATCCGACCGTCAAGCCGGCGTTGGTCGATGCAGCGACCGCCGACGTCAAGGTGCTGCAGAATCTCGGCCGCATGAAGGAGTTCGATCCCAAGAAGTGGGTCGACGACAGCTATATCCGGAAGGCCTATTCCGAGATGAAGCTGGACTATGACGCGCAGCTTGGGAGCACCAAGAACTACGAAATCACAGGCCAAGACACCTTCTGCAAGAAGCCGATCACCGATCCGCGCAAGGCCGGCGAGGTCTGGATCGACGACACAGGCATCATGCCATTTTCCTCCGCCGCCTGCACGCTCGGCGCTTATGCCGACTACAAGGCCAAAGGCAAGAAGATCAACGTCGCCTATGTCTTCGACACTACGCGCGGCATTAAGCTGTTCGCCGACCAGGCCTTCTTCGCAGTCGGCAATGGCGACGTCGCGCCGTTCCTGCTCAAGAAGGACGCGGAGGCCTATGCCGCCAAGATCAGCGGCAAGGTGCTCGGCTTCGACGACGCGGTGAAGACGGCAGCCAGCGGAGGAAAGACGTGA